Genomic window (Prosthecochloris aestuarii DSM 271):
CGGCCATTTGATCAGCACCTGAAGCCCGGGAACAGAAAAAGAGAGCGCCCGGTGAAGAGCCGCCGCAACAAGAAGCGGAATCTGCGGAAGTCTCAACGGAGAAACCGAAGGCCGGAGAATAACGGAAAAATAGAGATTGACTCCGGCAGGGGAACTCCATACCCGCTGCATGCGCCCCCGGCCGCCGCTCTGTGCATCGGCTGTCACCACCGCTCCCTCTCCCGCACCGTTGCGGGCAAAACTCTTTGCCAGAGCGTTGGTCGATACCGCGATCGGATAAAAGAACAGCTCCCGACCAACCCGCGACGTGTCAAGCAACGGCTCGACCTCCGGACCAACAGGAAGACCGGGCATAGCCGAAAGCCTGTAACCTCGTCCTGTCAATGCATCGATACCATAGCCCAGAGCACGCAGCTTAGAGATATGTTTCCATACGGCGCTTCGCGTCATACCAAACTCCCGGCAGATCGTCTCGCCCGAAACAAAACCGTCAGCATCACGCAAACAATGAAGAATGCGTATTGTAGAATCGTTCATGATACCCCTGAAAAAGACCAAACATCAAACCGTCAACCGGAATTTACGACAGGGTTGACAAGTTTGCAAACCACAGCGTTGCTTAACAGAAACACGCGCCGAATCATGGGCAACTACAGATAACACATTGAAATATTATCGCAAAAAAGAAAAATACAGCAGGAAACACCAACAACATACGTCAAACAGAGGCACTCCAGAACCAACAACACACCTTATTATTTGGGGCAGTCACGTCAACTCACTATCTTTTTTGATGTACACAACGGAAGTTAGTATCCCCCAAATGCTCAGCATCCCCTCAATGCACCAACCCGCTTTGTCTCTCATACTATCGTTGCAGCCAGCACTGCACATATCGGCCCCCGTATCGCCGCTGAGTAATACCATGACAAAAAAGTATCGCCACCCCCGGCCCGGTCAAAGCGATCAACAGCTAATGAAATGCGTGCTATCATGAAGATCATCGAAAGAATGCAAGCCTCATTTCAGGAAGGCACCCAGATATCGCAATTCAATATGATTGCTGCAGCAATTATCGGCGGCACGGGCCATTTCCTGC
Coding sequences:
- a CDS encoding biotin--[acetyl-CoA-carboxylase] ligase, whose translation is MNDSTIRILHCLRDADGFVSGETICREFGMTRSAVWKHISKLRALGYGIDALTGRGYRLSAMPGLPVGPEVEPLLDTSRVGRELFFYPIAVSTNALAKSFARNGAGEGAVVTADAQSGGRGRMQRVWSSPAGVNLYFSVILRPSVSPLRLPQIPLLVAAALHRALSFSVPGLQVLIKWPNDMLVNGRKICGILCEMESEADMAHFVIAGIGINVNLRELPHEIRGIATSLFLETGEEYSRSALLASFFNAFEPIYDAWLEEEDLGQVLECLDEYSYLKGRLVEVEQFNRRLRGRAAGISRTGELLLDLDNGERRVISSGEAHLFIEH